Within Rissa tridactyla isolate bRisTri1 chromosome 4, bRisTri1.patW.cur.20221130, whole genome shotgun sequence, the genomic segment GTATTTTCAGGGTCCATTcagctttctggctggctttgcaaAACTGACATAAGCATGTGCACTGAGGAGATGTGGGCCTTGAACCTGGTAGCGTTGCTGCCTCAAACCGCTAGCTCTTGAGAGAGCTTCTGTTAAACACAAGTGTTTTTCAGGTACCAAGCTTCCAAGGCGAGGCtggcaagcatttttcttttctagctacgGTAGATGCTCATGGCAATAATGCCTTACAGTGAGCAATATACGCTGCTACTTGTTttgaaagcttgctttctctgtctattttcctgtttcccaaatgcctctttccccctctttgctttcttttaaaagcttggagTCTTTTAGAGACGGTGCCTAGAGCTGTgtacatcttttatttcctctcctgtgtggaagtccacagagcccagggaccctacggctctgccccacggcaacATGGACCGTGGGGACCCAGACCTCGGCcccacagaggggctgtggaggggctcacggccggtcccggtcccccccACGTCTGTGATGTCATTATGGGGCACGTTCCAGATCCACCGGACAGGCAGGGGTTCTACTATGATGttggagggagggcaaggacCAAGTGCTGTGAGCACCCCAGAGAGAAGCAtctcccactgccccaggctTCGAGGTGGGCGATAGCTTGGCTTGCACCGCAtactcctcctcacccagggagaggaagatgagtgCAGTGGCTTGCCCCGCCTTCCATGGGCTTTGCCCAGAAGGGAAGCTGGGCGATGGGATCATCAGCGTGGACGGCATTGAATTCATTGCTtacaagatgatcctctccagctgcagtccgtacttcaggtgagtgcttgaaggaggaggggatggggccaaacagtatttcctgctctgtgccacactGTGCCTTCGTGTATCTCCAGCGCTTCCCTCGGCCCTCAAACtttcctccagcagttccccctaGTCCTGGTACCTCCTCGGACACCAACATTCATCCACAAGCTGGGATCGAACAGCAGCGCTGGAAGTGGTGTCTGGCGAAGCCCCAGATacggtgcagggctgggagcgtggccagcctggctggccTGGTTTGCCTTCCCCACACACCGTTACTCTCTGGTGTTCTTGTTGAAGCAAGGTGCCCACTTGCCCTGTGGCTCCTTATTAAAACAACCGGCTAGTAAAAGATTCCTTCATAAAACTCCCCGGCCTCCCAGCATGGCTACTGCTAGTGCCCAAATTGGTGGccggggaaggaggcacaggggaTAATGGGGTCAGGGTGTCACACAGCAAGGCCGCTTTCTTCCCCAgcgctgctttgtttttttcagggctttgttctcCAGCAACTGGAGCAATGCCGAGAGGAAGGTCTATAAGATCCCCGGCACTTCCTCTGAAATGATGAGGCTCCTTATGGAATATGCCTACACCGGGACAGTGCAGGTCACGGATGACAACGTTGAAAGTTTGCTCATCGCAGCAGACCAGTTCAATGTCCTGGACATCGTCAGACTGTGCTGCGAgttcttaaaatcccagctgtgcttggaaaattGTGTCGGCATCTGGAGATTCACAGGCTACTACTACTGTCCTGACCTGCGAGAAGCAGCCCATGAGTTCATCCTGCATCACTTTGAGGAGGTGAGCAGGGTGTCCACAGAGTTTGTGGCGCTCTCCTTCAATGACCTGGAAcgcctgctggagaaggatg encodes:
- the LOC128908649 gene encoding kelch-like protein 10, which translates into the protein MICGSSNWHLLFFNLQQSHHRRVSGKARERKMSAVACPAFHGLCPEGKLGDGIISVDGIEFIAYKMILSSCSPYFRALFSSNWSNAERKVYKIPGTSSEMMRLLMEYAYTGTVQVTDDNVESLLIAADQFNVLDIVRLCCEFLKSQLCLENCVGIWRFTGYYYCPDLREAAHEFILHHFEEVSRVSTEFVALSFNDLERLLEKDELPVKEEAVFEAVLKWVAHDLQNRRQHVVVLLGKEGWKCGQKGFFFSK